The following proteins are co-located in the Pirellulales bacterium genome:
- the glnE gene encoding bifunctional [glutamate--ammonia ligase]-adenylyl-L-tyrosine phosphorylase/[glutamate--ammonia-ligase] adenylyltransferase: protein MQIDRVRTMLDAPAEASEWLIPLGVADPRTGHANLLRLATAGLPLDLLGTICEQFAAAAPGLPDPDMALNNLERYLLSTRNLLSSAALFERDREALSELLTLFSTSQSLSDLLCTDPESYDLLRMTGGSPVARNVLVDELVAEVRKFSGEVEVMHALRRFKRRETLRIAYGDIIAGHDIGTVARQISYVADAVVEAALDFARRKLAARQAARGGAPQRLPDLVVLALGKLGGLELNYSSDIDLVFLVDGAEGVADAVETATRIATDLIRLLSETTELGFAYRVDMRLRPHGKQGPLCHTVEQALTYYDTQGRTWERQAYIKARPIAGDVELGHRFLDEIEPWIYRRYLSLADIAGIRSLRRRIEKQANAADNLASNVKTGRGGIRDIEFVIQFLQLVTGGSEPSLRTGNTLEAIERLERAGCLTHRERTILEDNYAFLRRVEHRLQMMYDLQTHSLPGGALETVKLARRLRYAGEDGKAIAAAFDREYAERTELNRRILNHLLHDSFAGDPEADPEVDLVNDPDPGAETIARVLGRYPFRDVPAAYDNLMSLANERIPFLSTRRCRLFLAAIAPRLLAAIAATPDPDGTLVTLSRVSDSLGGKAALWELFSRNHPSLNLYVTLCAACPYLVSILTSNPGMIDELMDSLLVERLPQLERLEASLAELARGAEDLDPILHSFKNAQHLRVGVRDIVGKDDVRATHAALSDIAEACLRKIADAELAKLLDKHGQPTLGSAADGDDEAAYPAEPWAPTAEDAGRPCQFLVLAMGKLGGREPNYHSDLDLVFLYEAEGRTLPNGRSRASATSNNHFFSQLAQRIMKGTNHFGPQGRLYEIDPRLRPTGKSGALALPLDAFVEYFRSGGGQLWERQALLKARVILGTGPARRRAELAVAAAIDCRPWSPDDAREIWQMRLRLQEDASPQNLKRGPGGTVDAEFLVQMLQLKHGPARPAVRVTGTLDALGALAAAGCLDSQQARTLEAEYRLMRSVEARIRLMNSAGRHEFPADEREIEKLAYLMGYPTAPALCAEVDRAKWLTRELVEQLFREAME, encoded by the coding sequence ATGCAGATCGATCGCGTGCGGACGATGCTCGACGCCCCGGCCGAGGCGAGCGAGTGGCTCATTCCCCTGGGAGTCGCCGATCCGCGCACCGGCCACGCCAACTTGCTGCGGCTGGCGACGGCGGGCCTGCCGCTCGATTTGCTGGGGACGATCTGCGAGCAGTTCGCCGCCGCGGCCCCGGGGCTTCCCGATCCCGACATGGCGCTCAACAATCTGGAGCGCTACCTGCTCTCGACCCGCAACCTGTTGTCCAGCGCCGCCTTGTTCGAGCGCGATCGCGAGGCGCTCTCCGAGCTGCTCACGCTGTTCAGCACGAGCCAGAGCCTCTCCGATCTGCTCTGCACCGATCCTGAGAGTTACGACCTGTTGCGGATGACCGGCGGCAGCCCGGTGGCGCGCAACGTGTTGGTCGACGAGCTGGTCGCCGAGGTCCGCAAGTTCAGCGGCGAAGTCGAGGTAATGCACGCCCTGCGACGGTTCAAGCGGCGCGAGACGCTGCGGATCGCCTACGGCGACATCATCGCGGGGCACGACATCGGGACCGTCGCTCGACAGATTTCGTACGTCGCAGACGCGGTCGTCGAAGCGGCGCTCGACTTCGCCCGCCGCAAGCTCGCGGCGCGGCAAGCGGCCCGCGGCGGGGCGCCCCAGCGGCTCCCCGATCTGGTCGTGCTCGCCCTGGGCAAGCTCGGCGGATTGGAACTGAACTACTCCAGCGACATCGATCTGGTGTTCCTGGTCGACGGCGCCGAGGGAGTCGCCGACGCCGTTGAGACCGCCACCCGGATCGCGACCGACCTGATTCGCCTCCTGAGCGAAACGACTGAGTTGGGGTTCGCCTACCGCGTCGACATGCGGCTGCGCCCCCACGGCAAGCAGGGCCCGCTGTGCCACACGGTCGAGCAGGCCCTGACGTACTACGACACGCAGGGCCGCACATGGGAACGGCAAGCCTACATCAAGGCTCGACCGATCGCGGGGGACGTGGAGTTGGGGCACCGATTTCTCGACGAGATCGAGCCGTGGATCTACCGCCGCTACCTAAGCCTCGCGGACATCGCGGGAATTCGCTCGCTGCGGCGCCGGATCGAGAAGCAGGCCAACGCCGCCGACAACCTGGCCAGCAACGTGAAGACCGGCCGCGGGGGGATTCGCGATATCGAGTTCGTCATCCAATTCCTGCAACTGGTCACGGGCGGCTCGGAACCAAGCCTGCGGACCGGCAACACGCTCGAAGCGATCGAACGGCTCGAACGGGCCGGTTGTCTCACCCACCGCGAGCGGACGATTCTCGAGGACAACTACGCCTTCCTGCGACGGGTCGAGCATCGGCTGCAGATGATGTACGACCTGCAGACCCACTCGCTTCCCGGCGGCGCGCTGGAGACGGTGAAGCTCGCTCGCCGGTTGCGGTACGCAGGCGAGGACGGCAAGGCGATCGCCGCAGCGTTCGACCGCGAGTACGCCGAACGGACGGAGCTGAATCGCCGGATTCTCAACCACCTGTTGCACGACTCGTTCGCCGGCGACCCGGAGGCCGACCCCGAGGTCGATCTGGTGAACGATCCCGACCCGGGCGCCGAGACGATCGCGCGCGTGCTGGGGCGGTATCCGTTTCGCGACGTGCCGGCGGCGTACGACAATCTCATGTCGCTCGCCAACGAGCGGATTCCCTTTCTGTCCACGCGGCGGTGCCGGCTGTTCCTCGCGGCGATCGCGCCGCGGCTGCTGGCGGCGATCGCCGCGACTCCCGACCCCGACGGGACGCTGGTCACGCTGAGCCGGGTGAGCGACTCGCTGGGAGGCAAGGCGGCGCTGTGGGAGCTGTTCAGCCGCAACCACCCGTCGCTCAACCTGTACGTGACGCTGTGCGCGGCCTGCCCCTACTTGGTGAGCATCCTCACCAGCAACCCGGGGATGATCGACGAACTGATGGACAGCCTGCTGGTGGAGCGGCTGCCGCAGCTCGAGCGGCTCGAAGCGTCGCTGGCCGAATTGGCTCGCGGAGCGGAGGATCTCGACCCCATCCTTCACAGCTTCAAGAACGCCCAGCACCTGCGCGTCGGGGTGCGCGACATCGTCGGCAAGGACGACGTCCGGGCGACCCACGCGGCGCTCTCCGACATTGCCGAGGCGTGCCTGCGGAAGATCGCCGACGCGGAACTCGCGAAGCTGCTCGACAAGCACGGGCAGCCGACGCTCGGTTCGGCGGCCGACGGGGACGACGAGGCGGCCTACCCGGCCGAGCCGTGGGCGCCGACGGCCGAAGACGCGGGGCGACCCTGCCAGTTTCTGGTCCTGGCCATGGGGAAATTGGGGGGCCGCGAGCCGAACTACCACAGCGATCTCGACTTGGTGTTCCTGTACGAGGCCGAGGGACGCACGCTGCCCAACGGGCGGAGCCGCGCCTCGGCCACCAGCAACAACCACTTCTTCAGTCAGCTCGCCCAACGGATCATGAAGGGGACCAATCACTTCGGCCCCCAGGGACGGCTGTACGAGATCGATCCCCGGCTGCGCCCCACAGGGAAGAGCGGCGCCCTAGCGTTGCCGCTCGATGCGTTCGTCGAGTACTTCCGCTCCGGCGGCGGGCAGTTGTGGGAACGGCAAGCCCTGCTCAAGGCACGCGTCATCCTGGGGACCGGCCCGGCGCGCAGGCGGGCCGAGTTGGCCGTCGCCGCGGCGATCGACTGCCGACCCTGGTCTCCCGACGACGCCCGCGAGATCTGGCAGATGCGCCTGCGACTGCAGGAGGACGCCTCGCCGCAAAACCTAAAGCGAGGTCCCGGCGGCACGGTCGACGCCGAATTCCTGGTGCAGATGCTGCAACTGAAGCACGGCCCCGCACGGCCGGCGGTGCGCGTCACGGGGACGCTCGACGCGCTGGGCGCATTGGCTGCGGCGGGCTGCCTCGACTCGCAGCAGGCCCGGACGCTCGAGGCCGAGTACCGGCTCATGCGGAGCGTCGAGGCCCGCATCCGACTGATGAACTCAGCCGGCCGGCACGAGTTCCCCGCCGACGAACGCGAGATCGAGAAGCTCGCCTATCTGATGGGCTACCCCACCGCCCCAGCATTGTGCGCCGAGGTCGACCGCGCGAAGTGGCTCACCCGCGAACTTGTAGAACAATTGTTTCGCGAAGCGATGGAATGA